The genomic segment GCTCGGCCGCGCGGCCGATCTGATGATCTTCGACGAGCCCGCCGCCAACCTCGATCCGGCCGCGCGGGCGGTGTTCATCGACCTGCTGGCCGAGCGGCGCGAGGCCTCGATGCTGATCGCGAGCCACCGGCTCGAAGAGGTGGCGGGCCTCGTCAACCGGGTGATCGAGCTCGACCGCGGGCGCGTGGTGCTCGATGAGGCGGTGCTCGACCGGCTGCGCGCGGGCGCGACGCATCGCGCCGTGATCACCCTCGACGCGCCCCACGAGCCGCTCGCGCGCGCGCTCACCGGCTGGGGCTTTGCCGCCGCGCCCTCGGGGCTGCGCTTTGCCGGCCCGGTGCCCGCCGCCGAGACCTTCCGCTTCCTCGGGCTCGTCGCCCGCTATGGCAGCCTGATCGAGAGCCTCAGCCTCGAGCAGGACACCCCGGAGGAGATCTGACATGTGCCACCACTGCCCCCCCCTCTCCCGCGCCCGCGGCCCGAGCCGCCGCGCGATGCTTGCGCTGCTCGTCGGCGCGCCGCTTCTGGCCGCCTGCAAGCCGCAAACCGAGGGCCCCGAGCCGATCCGCTGGGGCCGCGAGACCTGCGAGATCTGCGGGATGATCATCTCCGAGCCGCAATATGCCGCCGAGATCCGGGGCGGCCCGGACGCCAAGCTGGTCAAATTCGACGATATCGGCGATGCGGTCCACTGGCTCGAGGGCAAGGAGTGGAAGGACGACCCCGGGATCGAATTCTGGGTGATGGATTACGACAGCGGCTTTGCCGGCGATCAATGGCTCGATGCGCGAAAGGCCCACTTCCGCTC from the Rhodobacter xanthinilyticus genome contains:
- a CDS encoding ATP-binding cassette domain-containing protein; translation: MISIDRLSKRFDRRAVLDELTLSIERGDRIALIGQNGAGKTTLFRCLLGHYGHQGTIAFDGVAGRRRETAALSRVAFVPQLPPPLRMPVGELLSFAEKGAGADPRAMREIAGRLGIDLDEVRARPFFRLSGGQKQKILVTVALGRAADLMIFDEPAANLDPAARAVFIDLLAERREASMLIASHRLEEVAGLVNRVIELDRGRVVLDEAVLDRLRAGATHRAVITLDAPHEPLARALTGWGFAAAPSGLRFAGPVPAAETFRFLGLVARYGSLIESLSLEQDTPEEI